One part of the Bdellovibrio bacteriovorus genome encodes these proteins:
- a CDS encoding M12 family metallopeptidase has product MIKKAVPALLVLAAVVACFLWLKPSEDLAVHKPPVAESQEPADLESASDSAPSEVAAAFELKTAEPAGESVPFEEPASPHDEPSVKNELTYVVQDGVAVVNEDIVIGVPRSAKLRGSVALESVQLWENGVVPFHIQDDVPNKSEIIQAIAEFVETPIKFVPYNHQEDVLVFEAGSGCKSYLGKVGGKQPLWISSGCGVTEITHEIMHALGFIHEQNRSDRDRFVEVMWDNIQEKYKHNFELFPASLMVLSGASSFDFESVMLYQPTAFSKNGGVTLKSKTEAQLAPSAALSAGDIQRLVQVYGKN; this is encoded by the coding sequence ATGATCAAAAAAGCCGTGCCTGCCCTTCTTGTTCTCGCCGCTGTTGTTGCTTGCTTTCTATGGCTCAAACCCTCTGAAGACCTTGCTGTTCACAAGCCCCCTGTGGCGGAAAGCCAGGAGCCGGCTGACTTAGAATCTGCATCCGATTCCGCCCCCAGTGAAGTAGCCGCAGCCTTTGAGTTGAAAACTGCGGAACCGGCCGGTGAAAGTGTTCCCTTCGAGGAGCCAGCTTCCCCGCATGATGAGCCGTCAGTCAAAAATGAACTGACTTATGTGGTGCAAGACGGTGTGGCTGTCGTAAACGAAGACATCGTGATTGGAGTTCCCCGCAGCGCCAAGCTCCGTGGCAGTGTCGCCCTGGAAAGCGTCCAGTTGTGGGAAAACGGCGTGGTGCCGTTTCATATCCAGGATGATGTGCCCAACAAGTCAGAAATCATTCAGGCTATTGCCGAGTTTGTGGAAACTCCAATCAAGTTTGTTCCTTACAACCATCAGGAAGATGTTCTGGTGTTTGAAGCCGGTTCGGGGTGTAAATCCTATCTGGGAAAAGTCGGTGGCAAGCAGCCCCTGTGGATTTCCTCAGGCTGCGGTGTCACTGAGATCACCCACGAGATCATGCACGCCCTGGGGTTTATCCATGAACAAAATCGCAGTGACCGCGACCGGTTTGTTGAAGTGATGTGGGACAATATTCAGGAAAAGTACAAACACAATTTTGAACTGTTCCCGGCGTCATTGATGGTCTTAAGCGGGGCTTCGTCGTTCGACTTTGAATCGGTCATGCTGTATCAGCCGACGGCTTTCAGTAAAAATGGCGGAGTGACTCTGAAATCAAAAACCGAAGCGCAACTGGCACCCAGCGCGGCCCTGAGCGCCGGAGACATCCAGCGCCTTGTGCAGGTTTACGGCAAAAACTAA
- the gatA gene encoding Asp-tRNA(Asn)/Glu-tRNA(Gln) amidotransferase subunit GatA, which translates to MDLTFASISEIAEAVKTRKVSAKEVAQHFRKRIESLNPKLNAFTSLNPVAVQDAEALDARIAKGEDVGLLAGVPFGIKEMFCTKGLTTTAGSKILENFVPPYDATAVARLKKSGVVVMGKLNQDEFAMGSSNETSFHGVVKNPWDLERVPGGSSGGSAAAQASRLVAGTLGTDTGGSIRQPASFCGIVGVKPTYGRVSRYGIIAYASSLDQAGPMVSSVKDAALTLEVISGFDPQDSTTAQKKVPAWSQNLKADVKGMKIGLMKEYMTGNLHPDVQKTVENSVDTLKQLGAEIVEVSVPMTEFAVPVYYLVAASEASSNLSRYDGVKYGYRAEFKNLSAVDLEEFYSQTRGQAFGAEVKRRIMLGTYCLSSGYYDAFYNKAGQVRRLIMQQYLEAFKKCDVILSPVTTAPAFKIGERVSDPLAMYLNDIFTTSTNLAGLPGMSVPFGQSQSGLPIGIQLTAGHFEEQKMLNVAYALESASLVKGKHPHVI; encoded by the coding sequence GTGGATTTAACATTTGCCTCTATTTCGGAAATTGCCGAAGCCGTCAAAACTCGCAAGGTCAGTGCCAAGGAAGTGGCACAGCATTTCCGTAAGCGCATTGAGTCTTTGAACCCGAAACTGAATGCCTTCACTTCCCTGAATCCTGTCGCGGTTCAGGACGCCGAGGCCTTGGATGCACGTATTGCCAAGGGCGAGGATGTCGGTCTGTTGGCGGGTGTTCCCTTTGGAATCAAAGAGATGTTTTGTACCAAGGGTCTTACGACCACGGCCGGAAGCAAGATTCTGGAAAACTTTGTTCCCCCTTATGACGCCACAGCGGTGGCGCGCCTAAAAAAATCCGGCGTCGTGGTGATGGGAAAATTGAACCAGGACGAATTTGCCATGGGTTCATCCAACGAAACGTCTTTCCACGGAGTGGTGAAAAATCCGTGGGATCTGGAGCGAGTGCCGGGCGGATCTTCCGGAGGCTCGGCGGCCGCGCAGGCTTCACGTCTGGTGGCGGGAACTTTGGGAACTGATACGGGCGGATCGATCCGTCAGCCCGCCAGCTTCTGTGGCATTGTCGGGGTAAAACCCACTTACGGCCGTGTCAGCCGCTATGGCATCATTGCTTATGCGTCTTCGCTGGATCAGGCAGGCCCCATGGTAAGTTCGGTGAAGGATGCGGCTTTGACCTTGGAAGTGATTTCCGGATTTGACCCGCAGGATTCCACCACCGCACAGAAAAAAGTCCCCGCCTGGAGTCAGAATCTGAAAGCCGATGTGAAAGGCATGAAGATCGGTCTGATGAAAGAATACATGACTGGAAATTTGCATCCAGACGTGCAAAAGACTGTGGAAAACTCGGTGGATACATTGAAACAACTGGGTGCTGAGATTGTTGAAGTCTCTGTTCCCATGACCGAGTTTGCCGTGCCGGTGTATTATCTGGTGGCCGCCAGTGAGGCATCGTCGAATCTTTCCCGCTATGACGGCGTGAAATATGGATACCGCGCGGAATTTAAAAATCTGTCAGCTGTGGATTTGGAAGAATTCTACAGTCAGACCCGCGGGCAGGCCTTCGGGGCCGAGGTCAAACGTCGTATCATGCTGGGAACCTACTGCCTTTCTAGTGGTTACTATGATGCATTTTACAATAAAGCCGGTCAGGTGCGCCGCCTGATCATGCAACAATATCTGGAAGCCTTCAAAAAATGTGATGTCATCCTGAGTCCTGTGACCACCGCGCCCGCCTTCAAGATTGGCGAGCGGGTGTCTGATCCGCTGGCGATGTATCTGAATGACATCTTCACCACTTCAACAAATCTGGCCGGGCTTCCGGGAATGAGTGTTCCCTTCGGGCAATCTCAAAGCGGTCTTCCCATCGGCATTCAACTGACGGCAGGTCACTTTGAAGAACAAAAAATGCTGAATGTGGCTTATGCACTGGAGAGCGCCTCTTTGGTGAAAGGAAAACATCCCCATGTCATCTAG
- a CDS encoding metallophosphoesterase, with product MASHTAIISDLHLCEAEPVNLRFPLWKKFKTRQFFFDDTFEVFLKNCEEKAQGASVELVLNGDIFDFDSVLRLPDEPVFHVSGLEKRRGLFPIEERSRFKIEVILKDHADWVRALREFVLRGNRAVFVIGNHDLELHFPEVQAEIYRHLNLPEDKKQQVRFVEWFYISNQDTLIEHGNQYDPYCMCEDPINPFVRGYNFVSLKLPFGNLACRYLMNGMGFFNPHVDSNYIMSIPQYIKFFVKYMLRAQPGLVLTWFWGSVLTLLHSFYDRLAAPMRNPLKIEDRVSLIAEKSNAEPRMVRELKELFVAPAASNPFLLARELWLDRAFIIFVAFYLIFQLMIVVRAIYEISFFWAFIPLFLLLPFFLFYSKSVTSLVSGYKEPDDRVLAMTSAITKVNRIVYGHTHHTRHEMIGSVEHLNSGCWSPAFLDVECTKPLDQKTFVWISPGEAGARQAELFKFVDGKAELLMNPGRS from the coding sequence ATGGCGTCGCACACTGCGATCATCAGTGATTTGCATTTGTGTGAAGCTGAACCTGTGAACCTGCGCTTCCCGTTGTGGAAGAAATTTAAGACACGTCAGTTCTTCTTTGATGACACGTTTGAAGTGTTTCTGAAGAACTGCGAGGAAAAGGCGCAAGGAGCATCCGTTGAGCTTGTTTTAAATGGTGACATCTTCGATTTTGACAGTGTGCTGCGTTTGCCGGATGAGCCGGTCTTTCATGTCAGTGGTCTTGAAAAGCGCCGCGGTCTTTTTCCGATTGAAGAGCGCTCTCGTTTTAAAATTGAGGTGATCCTGAAAGATCACGCCGACTGGGTGCGTGCTTTGCGTGAGTTTGTCCTGCGTGGCAACCGTGCGGTCTTTGTCATCGGCAATCACGATCTGGAACTTCACTTCCCGGAAGTGCAGGCTGAAATTTATCGTCACCTGAACTTGCCGGAAGACAAGAAGCAGCAGGTGCGCTTTGTCGAGTGGTTCTACATCAGCAATCAAGACACGCTGATCGAACACGGCAATCAGTACGATCCATATTGCATGTGTGAGGACCCGATCAATCCGTTTGTTCGTGGTTACAATTTTGTTTCGTTGAAACTTCCCTTTGGGAATCTGGCTTGCCGTTATCTGATGAACGGAATGGGTTTCTTCAACCCGCATGTGGACAGTAATTACATCATGAGTATTCCGCAGTACATTAAGTTCTTTGTGAAATACATGCTGCGTGCGCAGCCGGGTCTGGTGCTGACTTGGTTCTGGGGTTCGGTGCTGACGTTACTTCACTCGTTCTATGATCGTCTGGCGGCTCCGATGAGAAATCCTTTAAAGATTGAAGACCGCGTGTCTTTGATTGCCGAAAAGTCGAACGCAGAACCCCGCATGGTGCGTGAGCTGAAAGAGCTCTTTGTGGCTCCGGCGGCCAGCAATCCCTTCCTGCTGGCGCGAGAGCTGTGGCTGGATCGGGCATTTATTATTTTCGTGGCGTTCTATCTGATCTTCCAACTGATGATCGTTGTCCGGGCCATTTATGAAATCTCATTCTTCTGGGCTTTCATTCCGTTGTTCCTGCTGTTGCCGTTCTTCTTATTTTACAGCAAATCGGTGACCTCCCTCGTGTCTGGCTACAAAGAACCCGATGACCGTGTTCTGGCTATGACCAGTGCAATCACTAAAGTGAATCGCATAGTTTACGGGCACACTCATCACACCCGTCATGAAATGATCGGATCGGTCGAACACCTGAACAGCGGGTGCTGGTCGCCGGCCTTTTTGGATGTGGAATGCACCAAGCCGTTGGATCAAAAGACGTTCGTGTGGATATCCCCGGGTGAAGCCGGAGCCCGTCAGGCAGAGCTTTTCAAGTTCGTGGATGGAAAAGCGGAGCTGTTAATGAACCCGGGGCGCTCTTAA
- the gatC gene encoding Asp-tRNA(Asn)/Glu-tRNA(Gln) amidotransferase subunit GatC yields MIDKKTIETIAKLARLHVTDEEAQEYSTQLAKALTHFEQISKINTAGIEPLVTPTEIEAYWREDVVSQEFTADEMTGNAPDRAGNLFKVPPVV; encoded by the coding sequence GTGATTGACAAAAAGACGATCGAAACGATTGCCAAACTTGCCCGCCTGCATGTGACGGATGAAGAAGCCCAGGAATACAGCACCCAGCTGGCCAAGGCCCTGACCCACTTTGAGCAGATTTCAAAAATCAACACTGCCGGAATAGAACCTTTGGTGACCCCAACGGAAATTGAGGCTTACTGGCGTGAAGATGTTGTCAGTCAGGAATTCACGGCCGACGAAATGACTGGCAATGCTCCGGATCGTGCCGGCAATCTTTTTAAAGTTCCCCCGGTTGTTTAG
- the fsa gene encoding fructose-6-phosphate aldolase — protein sequence MKFFIDTAEIEEIRQANLRGWVDGVTTNPSLIAKSGKDFHTVIKEICKEITGPVSAEVISLQHEEMVREGKELAKLASNVVVKIPMCEDGMIAVKKLKAEGIKTNVTLVFSPMQALLAAKAGATMVSPFVGRLDDIGVEGMQMVDQVIQMYRNYDFETEVLVASVRSPMHIQLAAEMGADIATIPFKVMQSMTHHPLTDKGIKMFMDDWNKAQKK from the coding sequence ATGAAGTTTTTCATTGATACAGCAGAAATTGAAGAAATCAGACAAGCCAATCTTCGTGGTTGGGTTGACGGTGTTACAACAAACCCTTCTTTGATCGCAAAAAGCGGCAAGGACTTCCACACCGTGATCAAAGAGATCTGCAAAGAAATCACCGGTCCAGTGTCTGCCGAAGTGATCAGCCTGCAGCACGAAGAAATGGTTCGTGAAGGTAAAGAGCTGGCAAAACTGGCGTCCAACGTTGTGGTGAAAATCCCGATGTGCGAAGACGGCATGATCGCTGTCAAGAAATTGAAAGCGGAAGGCATCAAGACCAACGTCACGCTGGTGTTCTCTCCAATGCAGGCATTGCTTGCCGCTAAAGCGGGTGCAACGATGGTTTCCCCGTTTGTGGGCCGTCTTGATGATATTGGTGTTGAAGGTATGCAGATGGTTGATCAGGTTATTCAAATGTACCGCAACTATGACTTCGAGACTGAAGTATTGGTAGCCAGCGTAAGAAGCCCGATGCATATCCAACTTGCAGCGGAAATGGGCGCGGACATCGCGACTATTCCATTTAAAGTGATGCAATCCATGACTCACCATCCGTTAACTGACAAAGGTATCAAGATGTTCATGGATGACTGGAACAAGGCTCAGAAGAAATAA
- a CDS encoding histone-like protein produces the protein MAEVLVVTSKVKKLIKEKGQMNTSAETIDVLSKAIEQLCLKGVESAKADGRKTVMARDIVIDHL, from the coding sequence ATGGCAGAAGTACTTGTAGTAACAAGCAAAGTTAAAAAACTGATCAAAGAAAAAGGTCAAATGAACACATCTGCTGAGACTATTGACGTACTCAGTAAAGCCATTGAGCAACTGTGCTTGAAAGGCGTTGAATCTGCAAAAGCTGACGGTCGTAAAACCGTAATGGCTCGCGATATCGTTATCGACCACCTTTAA
- the ligA gene encoding NAD-dependent DNA ligase LigA, whose amino-acid sequence MSKKRHEELKKIISEHDHNYHVLDKPIITDYEYDQLFNELLELEKNPKGLDLSDSPSQRVGGTVLEGFAKAQHRLPMLSLANSYSPEDIFEFDERVRKFLNTEDPVEYLCELKFDGLSMELIYEKGQFIRAITRGDGTVGEDVTHNIKTIKSIPLKLAHKNPPELLEVRGEVLMFKEDFAKLNETQQENGQQTFANPRNAAAGTVRQLDSKIAASRPLRFFGYALGAVEGETFNTQKNIQEYFSAHGIPTVLPYKEELLVVAKGPEEVVKYYHHIEKVRPKLPFDIDGVVIKVNSLRLQDDLGLVARSPRWATAAKFKPEQAQTTVEDIVVQVGRTGALTPVAIMKAVKVGGVTVTNATLHNQDEITRKDIRIGDTVIIQRAGDVIPEIVEVVNPDKRPADRLPYSIPENCPACGSVAVKAEGEVVTRCVNPLCIAVVKESLKHFVARRAMNIDKVGDRLIETLVDNKLLTSFSDFYRLTKEQILSLDRQGDKSADNIIKSIENSKNPTLARFIFALGIRFVGEQTGKHLADHFLTIDKFLAATEEELLLVPEIGAKVAKSIRDWTGNPKLVDEVYAMMDLGVKIAGPVRAQEGSLSGMSFLITGTLPVKRDDAKDLIEKNGGKILGSVSSKLNYLVVGDDPGSKVEKAQGLGVKIISWDELQAMI is encoded by the coding sequence ATGTCCAAAAAACGTCATGAAGAGCTCAAAAAGATCATTTCCGAACACGACCACAACTATCATGTTCTGGATAAGCCCATCATTACAGATTACGAATACGATCAGCTCTTCAACGAACTTTTGGAGCTGGAAAAAAACCCCAAAGGTCTGGACCTCAGCGATTCACCTTCACAAAGAGTGGGCGGAACAGTTCTGGAGGGCTTTGCCAAAGCCCAGCACCGTTTGCCAATGCTTTCGCTGGCCAATAGTTATTCTCCGGAAGATATTTTTGAGTTCGACGAACGGGTCCGCAAGTTTCTCAACACCGAAGATCCCGTGGAATACCTGTGTGAGCTAAAATTTGACGGCCTTTCCATGGAACTGATCTATGAAAAAGGCCAGTTCATTCGCGCCATCACCCGTGGCGACGGCACCGTGGGTGAAGACGTCACCCACAACATCAAGACCATCAAGAGCATTCCACTAAAGCTTGCTCATAAAAACCCACCCGAGCTTTTGGAAGTGCGCGGGGAGGTTCTGATGTTTAAAGAAGACTTCGCCAAGCTGAATGAAACTCAGCAGGAAAATGGTCAACAGACTTTTGCCAATCCCCGCAATGCCGCGGCTGGCACCGTTCGACAACTGGACTCCAAAATCGCAGCCTCACGTCCGCTGCGTTTCTTTGGATATGCCCTGGGTGCGGTGGAAGGGGAAACCTTCAACACCCAAAAGAACATCCAGGAATACTTCAGTGCGCACGGCATCCCGACGGTTCTTCCCTATAAAGAAGAACTGCTGGTGGTGGCCAAGGGACCGGAAGAGGTTGTGAAGTACTATCACCACATTGAAAAGGTTCGCCCAAAACTTCCCTTTGATATCGATGGTGTGGTGATCAAGGTCAATTCCTTGCGCCTGCAGGATGATCTGGGGCTGGTGGCCAGAAGTCCCAGATGGGCCACCGCCGCGAAATTCAAACCGGAACAGGCCCAAACCACCGTCGAAGACATTGTCGTCCAGGTGGGCCGCACGGGGGCACTGACTCCGGTGGCCATCATGAAGGCCGTGAAAGTCGGCGGCGTCACGGTCACCAATGCAACTTTACACAATCAGGATGAGATCACCCGCAAGGACATCCGCATCGGCGACACCGTGATCATTCAGCGTGCCGGCGACGTGATCCCGGAAATCGTGGAGGTTGTAAATCCTGACAAGCGCCCTGCGGACCGTTTGCCTTATTCGATTCCTGAAAACTGTCCGGCGTGCGGTTCCGTCGCCGTGAAGGCCGAGGGCGAAGTGGTCACCCGCTGTGTGAATCCACTGTGTATCGCTGTGGTGAAAGAATCCCTGAAACACTTCGTGGCCCGAAGAGCGATGAATATCGACAAAGTGGGTGATCGTCTGATTGAAACCTTGGTCGACAACAAATTGCTGACCAGCTTTTCGGATTTTTACCGTCTGACAAAAGAACAAATTCTTTCTTTGGATCGTCAGGGTGACAAGTCTGCTGACAACATTATCAAGTCTATTGAAAACAGTAAAAACCCGACGCTGGCGCGTTTCATCTTCGCTCTGGGAATTCGCTTCGTGGGTGAACAAACCGGAAAACATCTGGCCGATCACTTCCTGACGATTGATAAGTTCCTGGCCGCGACGGAGGAAGAACTGCTGCTGGTGCCGGAAATCGGCGCCAAGGTCGCCAAATCCATTCGCGACTGGACAGGCAATCCAAAGCTTGTCGATGAGGTGTATGCGATGATGGACCTGGGCGTGAAAATCGCAGGACCCGTGCGCGCGCAAGAGGGTTCCCTTTCAGGGATGAGCTTCCTGATCACCGGAACTTTGCCGGTGAAGCGTGATGACGCCAAAGATCTGATCGAGAAAAACGGCGGAAAAATTCTGGGCTCGGTTTCATCCAAGCTCAATTATCTTGTCGTGGGTGATGATCCCGGATCAAAAGTGGAAAAAGCTCAAGGCCTGGGTGTGAAGATCATCTCTTGGGATGAACTGCAGGCCATGATTTAG
- the murD gene encoding UDP-N-acetylmuramoyl-L-alanine--D-glutamate ligase, which produces MKKKWANLPPKSMIVQMKEFIKNLKTPIAIVGMGKSGEAAKRLLILAGHAPESILTFDGKLESAQFRDPQVLMNQKPGTLVVSPGVPLASAWIQDAQKNGVRITSELSLACSTLDSEKVIGVTGSVGKSTTVSILGAGLEAFSKTGFVGGNLGTPFADYAADVLEGKRPRADWVILELSSYQLENCEGLSLDYSAITYFTSNHLERYDSLKHYYDTKWKILSLTRDALLLNREGGDLVEYFHKNGGPEQVKIISRSDKALTSLQLEKAQLIGQHNQDNLALASALALAAKWPSSAIEGMKAFKGLVHRLESVGTHKGIRFINDSKATAMDSVLIAAAAAHDTLSKPGKLWLLLGGRDKNLPWQDLKALGNLKDIEFVFFGECREIAQKKSTLAGNSFARLGEAMCDILGKARPGDTVLLSPGGTSLDEFKSFEDRGNYFKKCVSEFTLGN; this is translated from the coding sequence TTGAAAAAGAAGTGGGCAAATCTGCCTCCCAAGTCTATGATCGTGCAGATGAAAGAATTTATCAAGAACCTGAAGACTCCAATTGCAATTGTCGGCATGGGAAAAAGCGGCGAGGCCGCCAAGCGCCTGCTGATTTTGGCTGGTCATGCACCTGAATCCATTCTTACCTTCGATGGAAAACTGGAATCGGCTCAGTTTCGTGATCCTCAGGTCCTGATGAATCAAAAACCCGGCACACTGGTCGTGTCCCCGGGTGTTCCCCTGGCATCAGCCTGGATCCAAGATGCACAGAAAAACGGAGTCCGAATCACCAGTGAGCTTTCCCTGGCATGTTCGACCTTGGACTCCGAAAAAGTGATCGGCGTGACCGGTTCGGTGGGAAAAAGCACCACCGTTTCCATTTTGGGCGCGGGGCTAGAGGCCTTTTCAAAAACCGGCTTTGTCGGAGGCAACCTGGGCACTCCGTTTGCGGACTACGCAGCAGATGTTCTTGAGGGTAAGCGCCCTCGCGCAGACTGGGTGATTTTGGAACTTTCCAGCTATCAACTGGAAAACTGCGAAGGTCTGTCTTTGGATTATTCTGCCATCACTTACTTTACGTCCAATCATCTGGAACGATATGACAGCCTTAAACACTACTACGACACCAAGTGGAAGATCCTTTCTTTGACCAGAGATGCTTTGCTGCTGAACCGTGAAGGTGGCGATCTTGTAGAATACTTCCATAAAAACGGTGGACCTGAACAGGTGAAGATCATTTCCCGTTCGGACAAGGCCCTGACTTCTTTGCAACTTGAAAAAGCGCAGTTGATTGGCCAGCACAATCAGGACAATTTGGCGCTGGCAAGCGCTCTGGCTTTGGCGGCGAAATGGCCTTCATCCGCAATTGAGGGAATGAAAGCTTTTAAAGGCCTTGTGCACCGTCTGGAAAGTGTTGGCACCCACAAGGGCATTCGTTTCATCAACGACAGCAAAGCCACCGCCATGGACAGCGTGCTGATCGCAGCTGCGGCGGCTCACGACACTTTATCAAAACCGGGAAAGCTGTGGCTGCTACTGGGCGGTCGCGACAAAAATCTTCCGTGGCAGGATCTCAAAGCACTGGGAAATCTGAAAGACATCGAGTTTGTCTTCTTTGGTGAATGCCGTGAAATCGCCCAGAAAAAATCAACCCTTGCCGGAAACTCTTTTGCCCGTTTGGGCGAAGCCATGTGCGACATCTTGGGGAAGGCCCGACCAGGTGATACCGTGCTGCTCAGTCCGGGAGGAACCAGCCTTGATGAATTCAAGTCGTTTGAAGATCGCGGGAACTATTTCAAGAAGTGTGTTTCGGAATTTACTCTCGGAAACTAA